One genomic window of Coffea eugenioides isolate CCC68of chromosome 1, Ceug_1.0, whole genome shotgun sequence includes the following:
- the LOC113772584 gene encoding uncharacterized protein LOC113772584: MPRSFRTGDLIFNPEVEKTARRTRKEIRQLREEHSSATSQRPESGVEPTDSFGDTSSEEPYKHLQEFDVVCNSMKPPGITEEQIKMRAFPFSLKDSAKDWLAASLRKEICGIKQHPGESLYEYWERFNFLLHKCPQHQISEQLLIQYFYEGLLFGDRSIIDAASGGALVNKTPQEARELIERMAENSQQFVTREDCPIRRVNEVETPSMRQQLTELTAFVRQQAVRNASQARVCGICTGIGHSADMCPMIQEETAEQLPGYQQQYQSRPPPPPSSGQSLEEMMKQMMTTMAQNQQMMTTMVQSQQRTDSEMQDIRNQISQMATTISRFDSQNQGKLPSQPELNPKNVSAMTLRSGKEIQGPEPVIPKDKDEEKIENELEREDSNGADPKVLPDPVITAKTNPPPFPSRLEKSKKQDKEKEILEVFRKVEINIPLLDAIKQVPKYAKFLRDLCVNRRRLRGDERVIVGENVSAVLQRKLPPKCGDPGMFTIPCRIGNTVIRRAMLDLGASINVMPKSIYASLKLGPLKETGIIIQLADRTNAYPDGLVEDVLVKVNDLVFPADFYVLDMDDDHSPIPHLCC, from the exons ATGCCTCGATCTTTTCGTACAGGTGATTTGATTTTTaaccctgaagtagagaagaccgcgcgtAGAACGAGGAAGGAAATcagacagctcagagaggagcactCCAGTGCTACATCTCAGAGACCTGAGTCAGGAGTTGAACCAACAGATTCATTTGGTGACACTTCGA gtgaggagccGTATAAGCATCTGCAGGAGTTTGATGTCGTGTGCAACAGTATGAAGCCCCCGGGCATTacagaagagcagataaaaatgagggcatttcCCTTCTCCTTGAAAGATTCTGCGAAGGACTGGCT GGCTGCAAGTCTGAGGAAAGAAATTTGTGGGATCAAGCAGCACCCAGGGGAGTCACTCTATGAGTATTGGGAACGGTTTAACTTCTTGTTGCACAAGTGTCCCCAGCACCAGATAAGTGAGCAGTTGCTCATtcagtatttttatgaggggcTCCTTTTTGGGGACAGGAGCataattgatgctgcaagtggaggggcactggtgaacaaaacccctcaAGAAGCACGGGAGTTGATTGAGAGGATGGCAGAGAATTCACAACAATTCGTTACGAGAGAGGATTGTCCAATACGCAGGGTGAATGAGGTAGAGACACCCTCCATGCGGCAGCAGCTAACTGAGTTGACCGCGTTTGTTAGGCAACAGGCTGTGAGAAATGCATCACAAGCCAGGGTATGCGGAATTTGCACTGGTATAGGTCACTCTGCAGATATGTGCCCAATGATTCAggaagaaactgcagaacag CTACCAGGGTACCAGCAGCAATACCAATCCCGACCACCTCCGCCCCCAAGCTCTGGTCAATCtttggaggagatgatgaaacaaatgatgaCAACCATGGCGCAAAATCAACAAATGATGACAACCATGGTGCAAAGTCAGCAAAGGACGGACTCCGAAATGCAGGATATAAGGAATCAGATAAGTCAAATGGCCACAACAATCAGCCGTTTCGATTCCCAGAACCAAGGGAAGCTGCCATCTCAACCTGAGTTGAACCCGAAGAATGTGAGCGCCATGACCCTGAGGAGCgggaaggaaattcaggggCCTGAACCTGTGATCCCTAAGGATAAGGATgaggaaaagatcgaaaatgagCTTGAAAGGGAGGACAGCAATGGTGCAGACCCAAAGGTTCTTCCTGACCCAGTAATTACAGCTAAAACTAACCCGCCtccttttcctagcaggttggaaAAATCGAAGAAGCAGGATAAGGAAAAGGAGATTTTGGAGGTTTTTCGCAAGGTTGAGATAAATATCCCCCTGTTAGACGCAATcaaacaagtaccaaaatatGCCAAATTCCTAAGGGACTTGTGTGTCAACCGAAGGCGATTGAGGGGAGATGAACGGGTTATTGTTGGGGAGAATGTGTCAGCGGTCCTGCAGAGAAAGCTTCCACCCAAGTGCggggacccaggtatgtttactatccccTGTAGGATAGGGAACACTGTGATTAGAAGGGCCATGTTGGACTTGGGAGCatcaattaatgtcatgcctaaaTCTATATATGCTTCTCTAAAGCTaggtccattaaaagaaactggAATAATCATTCAATTAGCTGACCGCACTAATGCATATCCTGATGGGTTGGTTGAAGATGTGTTGGTGAAAGTTAATGATTTGGTGTTtccagctgatttttatgtacttgatatGGATGATGATCACTCCCCGATCCCTCACCTTTGttgttag